Proteins encoded by one window of Candidatus Terasakiella magnetica:
- the sdhC gene encoding succinate dehydrogenase, cytochrome b556 subunit, producing MTTGNRPLSPHLQVYKLPMAGKMSITHRMTGIIMSLGLVFFTYWIVAAAYGPESFATAQELMTSWFGMIIIFGWTACLFYHLVNGIRHMRWDTGKGLEKEDLIASGRVTIGLAVILTVAFWIFAVL from the coding sequence ATGACTACGGGAAATCGGCCGTTATCGCCGCACCTACAAGTTTACAAACTGCCTATGGCAGGTAAAATGTCAATTACGCACCGCATGACCGGGATCATCATGTCCCTTGGTCTGGTGTTTTTCACTTATTGGATTGTCGCAGCCGCGTACGGTCCGGAAAGCTTCGCTACAGCACAGGAATTGATGACGTCATGGTTTGGCATGATCATTATTTTCGGCTGGACAGCTTGTCTGTTTTATCACCTCGTGAATGGTATTCGCCACATGCGTTGGGATACGGGTAAAGGCCTTGAGAAAGAAGATCTCATTGCGTCTGGTCGTGTCACAATCGGTCTGGCTGTCATTCTGACGGTGGCCTTCTGGATTTTTGCAGTGCTGTGA
- the sdhD gene encoding succinate dehydrogenase, hydrophobic membrane anchor protein, with product MKMQSYLGQARNTGSTKNGVHHWWHQRLTAIALVPLALWFVFSIIGLADADHAAYKDWLGDHGNMVFLCLFIFVMFYHAVLGLQVVIEDYVSCEAKKIFLLVFVKLIAALMGFSAITAVLRVAFGG from the coding sequence ATGAAGATGCAAAGTTATTTGGGTCAGGCACGTAATACTGGCTCTACAAAGAACGGCGTCCATCACTGGTGGCATCAGCGTTTAACCGCTATCGCCCTAGTGCCGCTCGCTCTTTGGTTCGTTTTCTCTATCATTGGTCTCGCTGACGCCGATCATGCCGCCTATAAGGACTGGCTCGGTGATCACGGCAATATGGTCTTTTTGTGCTTGTTCATCTTTGTGATGTTCTACCACGCTGTTCTCGGCCTTCAGGTCGTGATCGAAGACTATGTGTCTTGTGAGGCAAAGAAGATTTTTCTTCTTGTCTTTGTGAAACTGATCGCAGCGCTGATGGGCTTCTCGGCCATCACTGCAGTTCTGCGCGTCGCCTTTGGAGGCTAA